DNA sequence from the Methanobrevibacter millerae genome:
GAGCCTATGACATTACCTATGATTAGCTGATTTTCGTCTTTCTTTAAAGCGGTAAGTGAAGTGACAAGTTCCGGCAAAGAGGTACCTATTGCCACAATGGTTAAACCTACCAGTGTTTCACTCATTCCGAATCCCATTGCTATATATGAAGCGCTGTCAACTACCAAATCCGCACCGATTGCAATGCCCGCAATACCGCCGATGATATAGATGGCACTTCTTAAAAGACTCATTTTTGGCTCTGATATGATTTCGGACTCTTTTGATTTTTTTGCATTGTAAACAAGATAAAAAAGGTATCCGATAAGGATAACTAACAGTATGATTCCTTCGATTCTTGAAACGTTCCAGCTTATGAGGATAAACGCAGACAGGATTGCTGTAATAATGACTAAAAAGGGCAAATCCTGATTTAAAACGTCACGGCCAATTTTAAGTTCATTTAAAAGTGCGCACAGACCGATAATCAGGAGCATGTTAAAGAGATTGCTTCCGATAACGTTAC
Encoded proteins:
- a CDS encoding calcium/sodium antiporter → MDFAAMGIQFVLLIVGFVLLIKGSDFFVDGASNVASILKIPTLIVGLTIVAFGTSAPEAAVSITSSLTGNNALAVSNVIGSNLFNMLLIIGLCALLNELKIGRDVLNQDLPFLVIITAILSAFILISWNVSRIEGIILLVILIGYLFYLVYNAKKSKESEIISEPKMSLLRSAIYIIGGIAGIAIGADLVVDSASYIAMGFGMSETLVGLTIVAIGTSLPELVTSLTALKKDENQLIIGNVIGSNIFNILFVLGASSAISPIAINPNMIIDIALMLGVTILFFIFGKTQDKYDKKEGAILVALFIAYMAFAVLRN